In Eschrichtius robustus isolate mEscRob2 chromosome 2, mEscRob2.pri, whole genome shotgun sequence, a single window of DNA contains:
- the REEP6 gene encoding receptor expression-enhancing protein 6, translating to MDGLRQRFERFLEQRNLATEALGALEAKTGVDKRYLAAGAATLLSLCLLFGYGASLLCNLIGFAYPAYASIKAIESPSKEDDTVWLTYWVVYGLFGLAEFFSDLLLSWFPFYYAGKCAFLLFCMVPGPWNGAHMLYHRVIRPLFLKHHEAVDSIMSDLSGRTLDVAAGITRDTKASVTQLWKDR from the exons ATGGATGGCCTGCGCCAGCGCTTCGAGCGCTTTCTGGAACAGAGGAATTTGGCCACCGAAGCGCTAGGGGCGCTCGAAGCCAAGACCGGTGTCGACAAGCGGTACTTGGCCGCGG GAGCCGCCACTCTGCTAAGCCTGTGTCTTCTGTTCGGGTACGGGGCGTCTCTGCTGTGCAATCTCATCGGCTTTGCATACCCCGCATATGCTTC GATCAAAGCTATCGAGAGCCCAAGCAAAGAGGACGACACTGTGTGGCTCACCTACTGGGTGGTATACGGCCTGTTTGGGCTGGCCGAGTTCTTCAGCGATCTACTCCTGTCCTGGTTCCCTTTCTACTACGCGGGCAAG TGCGCCTTCCTGTTGTTCTGCATGGTTCCCGGCCCCTGGAACGGGGCTCACATGCTGTATCATCGCGTCATACGTCCACTGTTTCTAAAGCATCACGAGGCCGTGGACAGCATCATGAGCGACCTCAGCGGGCGGACCCTGGACGTGGCAGCCGGAATAACGAGGGACA CCAAAGCAAGCGTGACTCAGCTCTGGAAGGACAGGTGA
- the PCSK4 gene encoding proprotein convertase subtilisin/kexin type 4 isoform X2, translating to MRPARSALWLRLTLALGLALVGPMAVGWASPRAPIYVSSWAVRVSQGYQEIERLARKFGFVNLGPIFPDGQYFHLRHRGVVQQSLTPHWGHRLRLKKDPKVQWFQQQTVQRRVKRSLVVPTDPWFSKQWYMNKEVQPDLNILQVWSQGLSGQGIVVSVLDDGIEKDHPDLWANYDPLASYDFNDYDPDPQPRYTPSDENRHGTRCAGEVAAMANNRFCGAGVAYNARIGGVRMLDGTITDVIEAQSLSLQPQHIHIYSASWGPEDDGRTVDGPGILTREAFRRGVTQGRGGLGTLFIWASGNGGLHYDNCNCDGYTNSIHTLSVGSTTQQGRVPWYSEACASTLTTTYSSGVAADPQIVTTDLHHRCTDKHTGTSASAPLAAGMIALALEANPFLTWRDMQHLVVRASRPAQLQAEDWRTNGVGRQVSHHYGYGLLDAGLLVDLARSWLPTQPQKKCVIRIVHTPAPILRVMHVRKNVSACIGHANCIRSLEHVQVQLSLSYSRRGDLEISLTSPMGTRSTLVAIRNAVPLHAAALWDSRGHDSAALGPPGDQQRVCAAGHRGAVPG from the exons ATGCGGCCCGCCCGGAGTGCGCTCTGGCTGCGCCTGACCTTGGCCTTGGGCCTGGCACTCGTTGGCCCCATGGCTGTGGGTTGGGCCTCACCCCGGGCTCCCATCTATGTCAGCAGCTGGGCCGTGCGGGTGTCCCAGGGTTACCAGGAAATCGAGCGCCTGGCGCGCAAATTCGGCTTCGTCAACCTGGGGCCG ATCTTCCCTGACGGGCAGTATTTCCATCTGCGGCACCGGGGCGTGGTCCAGCAGTCCCTGACCCCACACTGGGGCCACCGCCTGCGCCTGAAGAAAGACCCCAAG GTGCAGTGGTTCCAGCAGCAGACGGTGCAGCGGCGGGTGAAACGCTCCTTGGTGGTGCCCACGGACCCCTGGTTCTCCAAACAGTGGTACATG AACAAGGAGGTGCAGCCGGACCTGAACATCCTGCAGGTCTGGAGCCAGGGGCTGTCTGGCCAGGGCATCGTGGTCTCTGTCCTGGACGACGGCATCGAGAAGGACCACCCAGACCTCTGGGCCAACTAT GACCCCCTAGCCAGCTATGACTTCAATGACTATGACCCGGACCCCCAGCCACGATACACACCCAGCGATGAGAACCG GCATGGGACCCGCTGTGCCGGGGAAGTGGCAGCGATGGCAAACAACAGGTTCTGTGGTGCTGGCGTCGCCTACAATGCCCGAATCGGAG GGGTGCGTATGCTGGACGGCACCATCACTGACGTGATCGAGGCCCAGTCGCTGAGCCTGCAGCCGCAGCACATTCACATCTACAGCGCCAGCTGGGGCCCCGAGGACGACGGCCGCACAGTGGACGGCCCGGGCATCCTCACCCGAGAGGCCTTCAGGCGCGGCGTGACCCAG GGCCGAGGCGGGCTGGGCACCCTCTTCATCTGGGCGTCGGGCAACGGCGGCCTGCACTATGACAACTGCAACTGTGACGGCTACACCAACAGCATCCACACGCTCTCGGTGGGCAGCACCACCCAGCAGGGCCGCGTGCCCTGGTACAGCGAGGCCTGCGCCTCCACGCTCACCACTACCTACAGCAGCGGCGTTGCTGCCGACCCCCAAATC GTCACCACAGACCTGCACCACCGGTGCACGGACAAGCACACGGGCACCTCGGCCTCCGCCCCGCTGGCTGCGGGCATGATCGCCCTGGCTCTGGAGGCCAA cccGTTCTTGACGTGGAGGGACATGCAGCATCTGGTGGTCCGGGCATCCAGGCCAGCGCAGCTCCAGGCCGAGGACTGGAGGACCAACGGTGTGGGGCGCCAAG TGAGCCACCACTATGGCTACGGGCTGCTGGACGCCGGGCTGCTGGTGGACTTGGCTCGCTCGTGGCTGCCCACACAACCCCAGAAGAAATGCGTTATCCGCATCGTGCACACCCCCGC ccccatcctGCGGGTGATGCACGTGAGGAAGAACGTGTCAGCCTGCATCGGCCACGCCAACTGCATCCGCTCGCTGGAGCACGTGCAGGTGCAGCTGTCCCTGTCCTACAGCCGCCGTGGGGACTTGGAGATCTCGCTCACCAGCCCCATGGGCACCCGCTCCACGCTTGTGGCCATCAG GAATGCTGTACCGCTACACGCTGCTGCTCTATGGGACAGCCGAGGACATGACAGCGCGGCCCTCGGGCCCCCAGGTGACCAGCAGCGCGTGTGTGCAGCGGGACACAGAGGGGCCGTGCCAGGGTGA
- the PCSK4 gene encoding proprotein convertase subtilisin/kexin type 4 isoform X1, translating to MRPARSALWLRLTLALGLALVGPMAVGWASPRAPIYVSSWAVRVSQGYQEIERLARKFGFVNLGPIFPDGQYFHLRHRGVVQQSLTPHWGHRLRLKKDPKVQWFQQQTVQRRVKRSLVVPTDPWFSKQWYMNKEVQPDLNILQVWSQGLSGQGIVVSVLDDGIEKDHPDLWANYDPLASYDFNDYDPDPQPRYTPSDENRHGTRCAGEVAAMANNRFCGAGVAYNARIGGVRMLDGTITDVIEAQSLSLQPQHIHIYSASWGPEDDGRTVDGPGILTREAFRRGVTQGRGGLGTLFIWASGNGGLHYDNCNCDGYTNSIHTLSVGSTTQQGRVPWYSEACASTLTTTYSSGVAADPQIVTTDLHHRCTDKHTGTSASAPLAAGMIALALEANPFLTWRDMQHLVVRASRPAQLQAEDWRTNGVGRQVSHHYGYGLLDAGLLVDLARSWLPTQPQKKCVIRIVHTPAPILRVMHVRKNVSACIGHANCIRSLEHVQVQLSLSYSRRGDLEISLTSPMGTRSTLVAIRPFDVSGQGYNNWIFMSTHFWDEDPRGLWTLVLENKGYYFNTGMLYRYTLLLYGTAEDMTARPSGPQVTSSACVQRDTEGPCQECQSPAYILGHLCLAYCPPRYFNHTQQAVTAEPGRPAAPALRVCSSCHSSCYTCRGSSPLDCTACPPPSTLDTQRGSCSGPDPPEGPPQPTATACPCRRRGPAQAVVLALLAVAFGSPLLCRVLLVGCPSPWVGPPGAGNHSRHHSRPRCKLEPGAS from the exons ATGCGGCCCGCCCGGAGTGCGCTCTGGCTGCGCCTGACCTTGGCCTTGGGCCTGGCACTCGTTGGCCCCATGGCTGTGGGTTGGGCCTCACCCCGGGCTCCCATCTATGTCAGCAGCTGGGCCGTGCGGGTGTCCCAGGGTTACCAGGAAATCGAGCGCCTGGCGCGCAAATTCGGCTTCGTCAACCTGGGGCCG ATCTTCCCTGACGGGCAGTATTTCCATCTGCGGCACCGGGGCGTGGTCCAGCAGTCCCTGACCCCACACTGGGGCCACCGCCTGCGCCTGAAGAAAGACCCCAAG GTGCAGTGGTTCCAGCAGCAGACGGTGCAGCGGCGGGTGAAACGCTCCTTGGTGGTGCCCACGGACCCCTGGTTCTCCAAACAGTGGTACATG AACAAGGAGGTGCAGCCGGACCTGAACATCCTGCAGGTCTGGAGCCAGGGGCTGTCTGGCCAGGGCATCGTGGTCTCTGTCCTGGACGACGGCATCGAGAAGGACCACCCAGACCTCTGGGCCAACTAT GACCCCCTAGCCAGCTATGACTTCAATGACTATGACCCGGACCCCCAGCCACGATACACACCCAGCGATGAGAACCG GCATGGGACCCGCTGTGCCGGGGAAGTGGCAGCGATGGCAAACAACAGGTTCTGTGGTGCTGGCGTCGCCTACAATGCCCGAATCGGAG GGGTGCGTATGCTGGACGGCACCATCACTGACGTGATCGAGGCCCAGTCGCTGAGCCTGCAGCCGCAGCACATTCACATCTACAGCGCCAGCTGGGGCCCCGAGGACGACGGCCGCACAGTGGACGGCCCGGGCATCCTCACCCGAGAGGCCTTCAGGCGCGGCGTGACCCAG GGCCGAGGCGGGCTGGGCACCCTCTTCATCTGGGCGTCGGGCAACGGCGGCCTGCACTATGACAACTGCAACTGTGACGGCTACACCAACAGCATCCACACGCTCTCGGTGGGCAGCACCACCCAGCAGGGCCGCGTGCCCTGGTACAGCGAGGCCTGCGCCTCCACGCTCACCACTACCTACAGCAGCGGCGTTGCTGCCGACCCCCAAATC GTCACCACAGACCTGCACCACCGGTGCACGGACAAGCACACGGGCACCTCGGCCTCCGCCCCGCTGGCTGCGGGCATGATCGCCCTGGCTCTGGAGGCCAA cccGTTCTTGACGTGGAGGGACATGCAGCATCTGGTGGTCCGGGCATCCAGGCCAGCGCAGCTCCAGGCCGAGGACTGGAGGACCAACGGTGTGGGGCGCCAAG TGAGCCACCACTATGGCTACGGGCTGCTGGACGCCGGGCTGCTGGTGGACTTGGCTCGCTCGTGGCTGCCCACACAACCCCAGAAGAAATGCGTTATCCGCATCGTGCACACCCCCGC ccccatcctGCGGGTGATGCACGTGAGGAAGAACGTGTCAGCCTGCATCGGCCACGCCAACTGCATCCGCTCGCTGGAGCACGTGCAGGTGCAGCTGTCCCTGTCCTACAGCCGCCGTGGGGACTTGGAGATCTCGCTCACCAGCCCCATGGGCACCCGCTCCACGCTTGTGGCCATCAG ACCCTTTGACGTCAGTGGCCAAGGCTACAACAACTGGATCTTCATGTCCACCCACTTCTGGGACGAGGACCCGCGCGGCTTGTGGACCCTGGTCCTGGAGAATAAGGGCTACTATTTCAACACAG GAATGCTGTACCGCTACACGCTGCTGCTCTATGGGACAGCCGAGGACATGACAGCGCGGCCCTCGGGCCCCCAGGTGACCAGCAGCGCGTGTGTGCAGCGGGACACAGAGGGGCCGTGCCAGG AATGCCAGAGCCCCGCCTATATCCTGGGCCACCTCTGCCTCGCCTACTGCCCACCGAGGTACTTCAACCACACCCAGCAGGCGGTGACGGCTGAGCCTGGGCGCCCAGCCGCACCTGCCCTGCGGGTCTGCTCCAGCTGCCACTCGTCCTGTTACACCTGCCGCGGCAGCTCCCCGCTGGACTGTACCGCTTGCCCCCCGCCGTCCACGCTGGACACGCAGCGGGGCTCCTGTTCGGGACCCGACCCCCCTGAGGGCCCCCCCCAGCCCACCGCGACCGCCTGCCCCTGCCGCCGCCGCGGCCCGGCCCAGGCCGTGGTGCTGGCCCTGCTGGCCGTGGCCTTCGGGAGCCCCCTCCTCTGCCGCGTCCTCCTCGTGGGCTGCCCGTCACCATGGGTGGGACCCCCCGGCGCGGGGAACCACTCCCGTCACCACTCCAGACCCCGCTGCAAGCTGGAACCCGGAGCTAGTTGA
- the C2H19orf25 gene encoding UPF0449 protein C19orf25 homolog, whose translation MGSKAKKRVVLPTRPAPPTVEQILEDVRGAPAEDLVFTALAREDPPAPSGRAEDTEAQREQLYQQSRVYVATNQRLWHAGAQLKQQREELRRAREELEQEVSHMGQVALPGAAAATSLG comes from the exons ATGGGCTCCAAGGCCAAGAAGCGCGTGGTGCTGCCCACCCGCCCGGCGCCCCCCACGGTGGAGCAGATCCTGGAGGACGTGCGGGGGGCGCCCGCCGAGGACCTAGTCTTCAccgccctggcccgggaag ACCCCCCAGCCCCCTCTGGGAGGGccgaggacactgaggcccagcgGGAGCAGCTCTACCAGCAGAGCCGGGTCTACGTGGCCACGAACCAGCGGCTGTGGCATGCGGGCGCCCAGCTGAAGCAGCAGCGCGAGGAGCTGCGGCGGGCACGCGAGGAGCTGGAGCAGGAGGTCAGCCACATGGGCCAGGTGGCTCTGCCGGGCGCCGCGGCCGCCACCTCCTTGGGCTGA